The genomic interval CTGTAAAGTCACAATTTCACGAGGCATCGCTTACTCCCTTATTTCAAAATCTCCGAAATGGTGCCTGCGCCCACGGTGTGTCCGCCTTCGCGGATGGCGAAACGCAGTCCCTTCTCCATCGCCACCGGAGTGATCAGCTCGATGGCCAGGCTGACGTTGTCTCCCGGCATCACCATCTCCGTTCCCCCGGGCAGCTCCGCCACTCCCGTCACGTCCGTGGTGCGGAAGTAGAACTGCGGCCGGTAGCCC from Terriglobales bacterium carries:
- the tuf gene encoding elongation factor Tu (EF-Tu; promotes GTP-dependent binding of aminoacyl-tRNA to the A-site of ribosomes during protein biosynthesis; when the tRNA anticodon matches the mRNA codon, GTP hydrolysis results; the inactive EF-Tu-GDP leaves the ribosome and release of GDP is promoted by elongation factor Ts; many prokaryotes have two copies of the gene encoding EF-Tu); this encodes GYRPQFYFRTTDVTGVAELPGGTEMVMPGDNVSLAIELITPVAMEKGLRFAIREGGHTVGAGTISEILK